The genomic interval atgaaactctgggaaagagtaatagagcagaggctcagaaaggaaacaaaggtgtcagaaaatcagtttggtttcatgcctggtaggtcaacaatggaagctatatatttactgaggcgtctaatggaaaggtatcgagatcatcagaaggacctacatatggtgtttatagatctagaaaaggcctatgatagggttcCTAgaaaagtattatggagggttttagagaagaaatgagtcaaaataacctatatacaagcccttaaggacatgtatcatggtgtagagacaaggggatattgaaccatttacaactacaataggactacatcaaggttctgcactaagtccatacttatttaccctagtaattgatgaacttactaaagatattcagacagatgtgtcatggtgtatgctatttgcagacgacatagtattggtggatgaaacaaaaaaaggagtgaacactaagcttgagttgtggagaaacaatttagaatctaagggatttaaattaagtagaaagaaaatagaatatatagaatgcaaatttagtaaaatgcaagagtggatgatgttataataaaattagaagaccaaatcttacaaagaaaagaccattttcgatatttgggatcagtgattcaaaaagatggagaaatctaCGAGGAtatcgcacatagaattaaggcaggttggctaaaatggagaaatgcatcgggggtgttatgtgatggtaaaatcccattaaaattgaaaggaaaattttataggacagctatataaccagtcttgctgtatggctcagaatgttaggCAGTCagataccagcatgagcaaaagacgagtgtagcggagatgaggatgttaagatggatgtgcggacatacaagaaaggataaaattagaaatgaaattattcgtaataaggtaaaagtagtgccaatcgaggagaagatgagaaagattagactaagatggtttggtcatgtgagaaagagactaagagacgctcctgtgaagagagttgatgaaatggaacaattagtcacaaaaagaggtaaaTGTAGAGGTAGActcaagaagactttgagagagacattaaaatttgatatgaaatatatggatctaaatgaggatatgataaaagacagaaatacatgaaagtctagaattcatgtagccgaccccacatagtgggataaaagctggatatgttgttgttgtttatttttttatttgcatgtactaaaatcttataaatattgttattaCATGACATCTAGCTACACCAATTAAGctaatttaaacttaattatcaaaattaaaaagattacatataattacatatttacaaaaaaaattatattattttcatgattaggCCTTGATCATTCATTAATCAGATTTGAAAATGCATTGGAGATGCTGATAAAAAGATGACCCTATGCGCAGAAAGACCATCATCCTGTAGTGCATAGCCAATTGACCCTGTTTCTTGTTTCGCTAGATAATTGGACCCTGTTTCTGTCTGACCATATGTATTTCATTTTCAGGGTCCAATAGTCAGCTATGGCATGGTTTGATGGTCCAAATATCCACTCCCTGGTTCTTAACTCTAGCAATGGTCTCAAGGAACAATGTTTagattcaaaattgaaattcatGCACAAAAGAGGCTCAGCCTGCAAGTAGTTTAATTTCAATGCACGAGAATCAACCAGAATTCTCAGAAGATTTTACAGATCTACATCGAGACAAAGTAGAGCACACCAGTAGGAACATAAGGTACGGGAGACCTTATTATGAGAAACTAGAACATTGTTCATAAATAAAACAGATAATAAAGGATCCTCAGCTCATATCTCTCCTTAAACCATAAACTCATGCAGCAGCAGTGACAGGAACTGGACCAGCATGCTTATCTATTGTTGCCTGCAGACCATCTTTATTTGCACCCACCATCTTGTCGACTATCGTCCCCTCTTTCATGAAAATGAAAGTTGGCATAGCCTCAACACCATAGTCTTCAGCAATACTCTGCAgaggaaatattgatttcttgTTAGATAATAGACGTTGTACTGGCAATCCGGAGTTCCAAACTAGTCATTTTTGTAATCCAAAGATAGATTTCCAAATAAATCAGGTTGCGGCAAAAGAACTAAACACAAAATTGGCCGTAAATATTTTGGATACCTTTTGATCATCCACATCCACCTTGAGGAAGATAACATGAGGCATCTTCTTAGCTATCTCTGCCAGAACTGGAGCGATGAGGCGGCACGGACCACACCATGAAGCTGTGAAATCCACCACCACCTACCGAATACTTATGTTAGTATTTGGAATGGCAAGGGATCAAAACGACACTCAGGCATTACTTGGAAAAGCACGTCAGACATTACAactttacaagatagtagaaGGAAAGTTAAAACAACATTTCTCTAGTCCAAGAAAGCCAGAAATAGTTTCCCACCGTTACGGTACTAACTAAAGAGGCCGACTAAATATCTGCCTTTTACATGAGATGAGATAATTTCCAGTAATTGCTCCCTCGTCGGTACGACTTCCAGTTTGCATCAACCAAATACATATGTTGAATTGTTTAGTGAAGTTCCCACTCACCCAACTTTAGAGCAAGTGACTTAAGGTTCAAAGAAGATGGCCAGGTTTAGAAATCCACAGGTGAGGTAAAGACTTTGAAGAACTGCTTAATGGTCTCAACAAACCCACCTAATCGTCTAATTTGTTAAAACCCTAACGGTAAGCCAACAATTCACAATGTGGAACAACCAATTGAACCCTGAGAACgctgaattcaaaattttgtccCAAAACAGAACAGGCCACAAACCAGCCACTCATGTAGTCGCAACGGCCCCAAATTAAACCCTGGGGTTATCAAAGCAATGCCTGCTGGAATAGTTTCTCATAAAAACTCGCAACAGCAGAGCAAAAGAACAAAACCCTAAAGCCGGACAACGGAATAAGAGACCAGAATCAAACGAAAGCACTTCTTGAGAACAAAACATACACAAACACGATAAAGTAAACAAACAAGCCTCATCAAGAATTAAACACGATCGCTAAACGAGAAGCCAGACAGCTGGCTAGGCTTTGAAGAACAAAGGGAAAAGAGAAGCGAAGAAAGAAATAGCTACCAATTTCTTGGAGGCGGTGGCCATTCGGAGCAGCTCCTCCCACTGAGCGACGGAGCGGATGATGATCACTTGTCCCTCCTCTGAAGCCATTTCTTCCCTTGAGGAGCTCTGGAATAGGGCAAGAAGATTAATAAGGATTTCCTGCGAGATCGGGAGAACGCTCGCCTCTATTTATAGCTGACGAAACCCTAGATGCTCTGTTCGAGAAAGATCTTATATcctgaaaaaacaaaatacGATAAAAGAGAGAATATCCAAATTACCATTGACCCTTGCCTTTTTATCTAATTTACCGGAACGGACAACGTAAGCGAGTGCGAACATAGGtcaatcaaaatttaaacataatattGTGTGAATATAATATTACTAATATTATCTTTAAATGACCAagggattatttttaattgaaatgtCAACataatattatgtttaatttttaataacaaatctaAACGAGATTACATCATTCATGACTGTGACCATGACGTCATCAAGTGGGCCTCCGGATCACCTCTACAGAAATAAAGCTAACGATAAGGTAGAGACGTTATTTGaatacttacttttttttttcctgtaaattatttaaatacgtagttatgttttttttttttttttataaaatttgtgtattgatatgttatatatttatattaatataatatataaatacataatgtTGTCActcaaatacaataataatttttttaaataaaatattgttatcAACTGCTTGAACtctatcaaaaaaaaatataacgaTCATAAAGTTTAGAAAGTCTTCGTATAGCATAAACactttaatatttaagttaaatattaaaaattaaaaaattatattgaatttaatattagatatgtacttttttttataattattactcatctatttataaaaaaatacgaAACTTTCTAAATCcactaaaattatgattttttcaaataatatctATCTTTAAAGATCcactaaaatttattaaaattaaaattattagacttttaatttttaatatctatctttaattttttaatagacTTTTATATGTAATGTATCACTTAAATATtagggtgttcaaaaaaattgataaattgcGAAAATCGATCGAACCGAATCACATTGCACCACATTGCGTGATTTTTTGAGGGGGGCAGTCCAACACGATTTGAGAAATCCTCAAACCGTGTGATTTACAGTTTGAAGATTTTTTGATTCGATTTAAATCGAACAGTTcaagtataatataataataaaaaatatataaaataatttattttaaaatttatgaaacaATCTGTTTATTTGTTAAACATAttgtatatataaacaatatacaCAATCAGATTAATACACAATCTGTTAAACAAATTGTTTTATACAAaagattgtttatatataattttttatttattttagtttatggGCTAAATAATTGATGAAATTGTGGAAATCGGACCATGAAAATAGGtggattaatattttgaatattttggaCAAATCGTGAAAATCACACTGTACTGCACTGCATTTTGAGGTGTGGTTCAGTGTAATTTTTGCTCATCAAATCAGATTGTGCAATTTAATTTGACAGAAAAATCGCACAAACGATTTGGTATattgaaaatgttaaaaattgaccaaatcgtGCACATCTCTacctaaatattataaataaatatttaaataatatttttgaactaaaaaaatcaacatttaaacGTGAAAGAAAGCATGAATAAAAGCCTAAACTCTGATAAATGAGAAAACTTATGAATAAGGTCAGGTCTGGGCTATCAGGCTATGTGATGGCAACAAGCGAAGGTGCCGAGAGATACCCTCCACGTGAAAGCAACATTCTAAACGTTGTGGGGCCGCCGGGTAGGGGCGCCTGTTCTGGGCGTTACCAGAACATTCTAAACGTTGTGAACCatagaatataatataacacgtgaaaatgatgaaaacaatacaaatttataatttgtttaGAGGTGTCAAATGGGAACTCGCATGACCCATTTTAGAAACGGGCTAAATAATGCTATGCCCAACCATTGGGAGCTCAAACCTAAAGTTTATTGACTTAATTTTAAaggataaataataaaaaaactcaaaaattttatctaattattttaattttgataattatatctcaattaatttaattaaatataattttatctaatacttgaaattaatttagaaaatgTATATCGATACTGACATAACATGTCTGatgttatttaataataatatttgtgagatttatatatacatataaataaaaaaaatatgaataattgATTTAGCTAATTATAGTGACCCAATCATGAAGTTTTACTctctcttttttatatataaatttcataaatattattattaaataaaaattgacaTGTTATGTCATCATTGATACACacttgaataaaatgacacCCA from Diospyros lotus cultivar Yz01 chromosome 8, ASM1463336v1, whole genome shotgun sequence carries:
- the LOC127808953 gene encoding thioredoxin H1-like; translation: MASEEGQVIIIRSVAQWEELLRMATASKKLVVVDFTASWCGPCRLIAPVLAEIAKKMPHVIFLKVDVDDQKSIAEDYGVEAMPTFIFMKEGTIVDKMVGANKDGLQATIDKHAGPVPVTAAA